A region of the Myxococcus stipitatus DSM 14675 genome:
GGGTGTCGGAGCGGCGTCGGCAGGAGGCGCTGCTGCTGGGCTCCGACATCCTGCGAGACGCCGTGCGCAAGGACCCGGCCGTCGTGTGCGGGGACTTCAACTACTGGGGCAACGGCGCGGTGCCCTCGCTGGTGCGCAAGGCCATCCATGACGCCGCGCTGGAGCTGGGCACACCCGCGCGCACGTACCCCACGGGCTGGCCCCTGTTGCGGCTGGACCGCATCTACGTGGATTCCGGCGTGCGGCCTCTCGCCATCCATCCCCACCGCACGGCGCTCAGCCGGCGGGCCTCCGACCACCTCCCGCTGGTGCTTCGCTTCGAGGCGCCCATTGCCGTGGCCACCACCCCCTCTCCTCCGGTACAGCTCATCGGGTAGCGTGGGGAGATGGCGGGCGCGTTGAGTGGCCGACGCTAGCGAACGCCAGGCAGACGACATCCAGGGGAGAGGTTGTCCCCGAGGGCAGGGGTGCCTAGGTTGGCGCCACTTCTGGGTCTCTGTGAGGACGTGAGCACCGGCCGGAGAGTGAATGCACGTGGGGAGCGAACAGACGGAGCGTGGGCTCGCCGCGCTCGTCGGCCGCATGGCGGAGAGCTTCAGCCGGCTGGTGACGCAACACTTGCAGCTGGCTCGGCTGGAGCTGACGGAGGACCTGAAGGCCACCGGGATGAACGTGGCGCTGATTGTCGCCTTCGTTCCCTTCATCCTCGTGGGCTATGCGTTCGCGTGTGGCGCGCTCGCGGCGGTGCTGGCCCCGCGCGTGGGCTGGGCGGGGGCGCTGGGGCTGGTGGCGCTGCTGAACCTGGTGGCGGGTGGGGGCGGCGTGGCTTGGGCGCTGCAGCGACTGAAGACACGGCGGATGATGGATGACACGACGGACGAGCTGTCCCGTAGCATGGCGGCATTCGCCGCCCCGGCCCCAGTGGCCTCGGGCCATACTCTCCCGGGCGGAGACGGTCATCTCTTCAAGGAGCCCACGAATGGGCGCTAGCAACGGTTCTCCCAAGCCCGTGGGGCCGCGCACCAGCGCGATGCTGCGCGAGGACATCGAACGAACGCGAGCGGAGCTGGCCACCTCGGTGAGCGAGCTGCGTGAGGAAGTGGCTTTCGTCGCGGACTGGCGCGAGTGGGTGCGCCGCCATCCCTATACGTGTGTGGGTGCGGCGTTCGCGGTGGGCTACTTGCTGGGCTCCCGCCGCTGAGCGGCCCGGGCCCGAGACACAGGCAGTTTACTTCTTGAATGAGGAGAGCACCTTCATGGACATGAACCCGCAGCAGGTGGCCGACCGGGCCCGACAGCTCCAGGACCGAGTGGTGCCGCAGCTCGATGAGGCGCGGCAGAACCTGGTGGACATGAACAACCGTGTGGTGAGCTTCATCCGGGCCAACCCCGGGACGTGCTTGCTGGGGGCCGTGGCCGTGGGCTTCCTCATCGGGCGCATCGCCTCGCGCCGCTGAGCGGCGCCGCGGACCGCAGACGGGAGAGGACACTCATGACGAACTATCCAGGGGCTTCAGGCAATGGCGACCCCGCGTCCCGGGAGCAGCAGGGCTCCGATGCGGGGTTCGGCAGTCGGGTGGACCAGTTGGGCTCGGAGGCGCAGCAGCTCTGGAGTGATGCTCGGGGCGCGGTGGATGACCTGGGGGCGACGCTGGACGTCCGGGGGCGCGTGGAGCGCAACCCGTACGGGATGATGGCGGCGGCGCTCGGTGTGGGCTACGTGCTGGGCGGTGGGCTCTTCACACCGCTGACGGCCCGCATCCTGCGGCTCGGTGTGCGGCTGGCTGCGCTGCCGTTCGTGAAGGACGAGCTCCTGGGGATGGCCGAGACGGCCCTTCAGGGGTATCAGGCGGGGCGGAGGATGTCCGGCCCGCCCCCCTCTCCGCCGATGGACGGCACGGCGGCGGCGGATGCATCCGCGGCGGGCAAGCCGAGGCCGCCGTCCTACTAGCGTTCCCTTTCTCATTCCCACGTCGTTGGTTGCACCTCGCTCGCTGGAGTCGCGAATGAACCTGAACGCCCTCAAGAAGATGGACAAGGACGACCTGCTCAACCTCATCGGCCTGGAGACCCGTCGCAGCGCGACGGAGGATGTGCTCCCGGTGCTGGGGGCCTTCGCCGCGGGCCTGCTCGTGGGCGCGGGCCTGGGGCTGCTCTTCGCGCCCAAGACGGGCAACCAGTTGCGGGATGACCTGCGCAACCGGCTGCAGGGCGGGCAGGACTACCTCGCGAACACGCTGGGGCGGAACGAGGGTGCCCAGTCGCAGGGTGGCCCGGCCTCCCGGACGTCTTGAGCTGAGGGGTCCTCCGCGCCGACAAGGCGCGGGGTGGTGAAGCGAGGGCCTCCCTCCGTGCCGCGAGTCGGCTTCGGATGGAGGCCCTGGCTTTTTGAGGGGCGTGGCGGATGTGAGCGCAGGGGTGGGGGATGTGTTGCCTGGCCACAGGCGCAAGACCTCCAATGGGCTGCACCAGTCGACCTCGCCGGTGAGAGATGTCTCTCGTGTCGTGAGTGCAGAGGCGGGATGGGTCTCTGCTCGGCCCTCAGGGGCCCAAGGCCCCCAATGGGCTGCCCCTGTCGACCTCGCAAAGGGGCGACGTCTTCCGCGCCGTGAATGCAGGGGCGGGGCGAATGTGCTGCTCGGCCCTCGGGCGCGGGGCTCCAATCGACTGCCCCTCTCGACCTCTCCCGTGTGAGGGCGGCCCGTCTCGGCCGAGCACATTCATGCGCGCCGGGCCGGTCTCGCCCGAGGCCGGGTGTAGACTCGGCGGCCGTGAGTGAGTCGACGAAGGGTGGAGCGTTGGGGCCCGTGGGTGTGCCTGGAGGACCCGAGGCGGCGCTCGCGCGTCTGCGCGCGTTGGAGACGCTCGAGTCCGGGTATGAGGCCTGGCTGGAGCTGAAGGTAGAGCATGCCTCTTCCGTCGCGCGGTTCCGCGAGGAGCGGGAGCGGTTGAACCAGCAGGGCTCCTTCCTTCTGGGGGCCGTGCGCGCCGCGGGGCTGGAACCCGTGGCGTCGGAAGTGCCGGGCCTGGTGCCCGCGCAGGACTCCGCTGGAGACTTCCTTCGCGATGCCGAGGCGCGCCTGTCCAAGACACGCGAGGCACTGGCCGCGCGCGAAGCGGAGTCGGAGGCGGGGTATGCCTCCGCGTTCGAGGAGATTCGCGGCACGTTGAAGGACCGCGTTCAGCGGTACCTCGCGGCCCAGCGTCCCCACCTCACGCTGTTGCTGCGTCGAGTGGGGACGGAGCGCTCCATCCTCCACGTGGAGCGCGTGACGGGGGACACGCCCGTGTTGCTGTGTCTGCTCTTCACGGGGCGGATTCCGTCGCGATACGGCTTCCTCCTCGACGACTCGACGGAGGATGTGTCACTGGCTCCCGCGCCGCTCTACCCCGACGAGAGTGTGGCACCCGAGCACGTGCGTCCGGATGCGCGGGCCCTGGCGGAGCTCGTGCGCGGCGCGAAAGAGGTCCTCCCGCTGAAGGGGATGTTGCCCCTGTCCATTCCCCGGCCCGGCGGAGGCGAGGACTTCTTCCGGCTCCTCCAGCGCGGCGCCGTGCTGGAGGTGGAAGTCGCGGAAGGGACGTCGTTCCGCAATGTCCTCGGCCGCGAGGAGGCCGAGCGCTTCGCCGGCCATCTGCTCCGTCTCAAGCTGACGGGGCGCATCGAGCTGGACATCGAGCCCGGCTGAGCCACTCCGCCGCGCGAAGTCCCTCGCGGCGGACCCTGATGGCCAGGCTACAAGTGGACGCTCGCGTCAGTGCGTCCGGACGATGCCCACGTCCGCGATGCCCGCAATCAGCGCGCTGCCGATGAACAGGTTATCGGACTCGGCGCCGCCCAGTCGCACCGAGTTGAAGATGACGAGATAGGTCTGGTTGGCCCTGGGGAACGCCGTGCCCGGAATGGTGATGCGTGCCTCGCGGTACGAGCCCGGCACAGCGACGAGCTGGAGGAACTCCATGGGCGTCGTGGGCATGGTGGAGTAGGTCGGGTCGCCCTTCTCTCCATCCGAGCTCAACGGCACCACGGTGACGAAGCCGAGTGTGCGCTCCTTGTTGCCCGGCACCGCCGCGCGGTCGAACGTCAGCGAAGCCCCCGCGGAGAGCTCGAGGAAGCCCTTGGGGGGATGAAGCTGCGCAATCTTCTCCTGCACGGGCGCGTCGTCGACCTGGCCGACATAGCGCGTCCCATTCCGCGCGGCGATGAACTGGTACGTGGCGCCGGACTGATACGCCAGCTCCGGGTCGCTGCCCGCCACGTTGGTGCGGCTGTAGCTCCCGGAGCCATCCTCGTTCAGCGCGGTGGCCTGTCCATTCAAGGGCTGGAGCGTGGCCTTCGCGCCCGAGACACCCGAAGGCTGCGAGTTCTCGCCGTTCTTGGAGCCGAAGAAGATGAGCGCCGCCGTCTGGGCGGGCAGGGAGATGACAGGGCCACTGTCGGGGATCTGGCTCCCCCCGTCGAAGCCCGCGAGCGCCAACGGCGACACCTCCACCTCGGGGGTGGCCAGGAGGGTGCCCACCATCACGTGGTCGGCGGTGAGCTGCTGGCCGGTCTTCTCCAAGTCACACGCCAGGGGGACGAGGAAGAGGGTGGCGACCGCTGCGGACAAGAGGACGCGTTTCATGGGGATTTCCTGGATGCTGCGAGTCCCCGAAGCATAGCAGGCGTGCGCGACAAGCCCCGCGCACTCGGCGACTCGGGGTATTCTGGGGGGACCCGTGCAAGGACACCGCGTTCACTCCGCGAGCCGGCGCTTCTTCAAGCGGCTCGGCTTCTCGTCGGCGATGGCCGTCTTCTTCGGCTGTGTGCTGGGGCTCCTCGTGTATCTGCGAGCCCCTCAACACGGCGCGGTCCGTGGCGAGTCATCCGGGTGGGGACCCTCCGGGCTCGTCGAGGGCGCGCGCGACTGGCTGGAGGGACTGGAGAGGCGCACCTACGACTGGCGCGTGCTGGAGCTCGGGGCGCGCTCGGAGCGGCCGGACGAAGCCGTGGTGGTGGCCATCGACGACGAGACACTCGCCGAGGCCCGTCAGGACGACCGCCCGGGTGTCGCCACCCAGCCATGGCCTCGGCAGTTGGTGGGCGCCATGGCGCACCGCCTCGTGGAGGAGGGGGCGCTGCTCGTCCTCCTGGACCTGCCGTTCCCCGAGCTGAGCCC
Encoded here:
- a CDS encoding phage holin family protein; this translates as MHVGSEQTERGLAALVGRMAESFSRLVTQHLQLARLELTEDLKATGMNVALIVAFVPFILVGYAFACGALAAVLAPRVGWAGALGLVALLNLVAGGGGVAWALQRLKTRRMMDDTTDELSRSMAAFAAPAPVASGHTLPGGDGHLFKEPTNGR
- a CDS encoding DUF3618 domain-containing protein translates to MGASNGSPKPVGPRTSAMLREDIERTRAELATSVSELREEVAFVADWREWVRRHPYTCVGAAFAVGYLLGSRR
- a CDS encoding YtxH domain-containing protein, translating into MNLNALKKMDKDDLLNLIGLETRRSATEDVLPVLGAFAAGLLVGAGLGLLFAPKTGNQLRDDLRNRLQGGQDYLANTLGRNEGAQSQGGPASRTS